The Hymenobacter sp. DG01 genome has a segment encoding these proteins:
- a CDS encoding glutamate-1-semialdehyde 2,1-aminomutase, with protein MESALTSAALPTPTTAANPSFERSDALRERFHAAIPGGAHTYAKGDDQFPEHMAPYVVRGEGCRVWDADGNEFIEFGAGLRSVTLGHAYPPVVAAAARQLGLGCNFGRPAVLELEAAEEFLDFTGAGDMVKFAKNGSDVTTAAVKLARAYTGRSLVAICQDHPFFSVDDWFIGTTPVGTGIPSAIRELTLGFRYNDLGSLETLLAAHPGQVACVLMEVEKEVPPAPGFLEGVQALCRREGVVLIFDEIITGLRWHNQGAQGYYGIRPDLSTFGKALGNGFSVAALAGRRELMERGGLHHPHERVFLLSTTYGAETHALAAARAVMQVYRQEPVVEHLRHMGQLLAQGLGQSAREHGLSQQVQALGQPCCLIYTTRDAQGQHSAALRTLFLQETMRRGLLMPSLIVNYSHTEAIIAQVLERLHEVLGVYRRALDEGVEKYLHGQPVKSVYRRYN; from the coding sequence ATGGAATCAGCTCTGACTTCTGCCGCCCTTCCTACCCCCACCACGGCCGCAAACCCTTCCTTCGAGCGCTCCGACGCGCTGCGGGAGCGGTTTCATGCGGCCATCCCGGGTGGGGCCCACACCTATGCCAAAGGTGACGACCAGTTTCCGGAGCACATGGCGCCGTACGTGGTGCGGGGCGAAGGCTGCCGGGTGTGGGACGCAGATGGCAACGAGTTTATTGAGTTTGGGGCCGGCCTGCGCTCCGTAACGCTGGGGCACGCCTACCCCCCGGTGGTGGCCGCGGCCGCCCGGCAGCTGGGCCTGGGCTGCAACTTTGGGCGGCCGGCGGTGCTGGAGCTGGAAGCCGCCGAAGAGTTTCTGGACTTCACCGGGGCTGGCGACATGGTCAAGTTCGCCAAAAACGGCTCCGACGTGACCACCGCCGCCGTGAAGCTAGCCCGCGCCTACACCGGCCGCAGTTTGGTTGCCATCTGCCAGGACCATCCGTTTTTCTCCGTCGATGACTGGTTTATAGGCACCACGCCCGTCGGGACAGGTATTCCGTCGGCCATCCGGGAGCTGACGCTGGGGTTCCGATACAACGACCTGGGCAGCCTGGAAACCCTGCTGGCGGCTCACCCCGGCCAGGTAGCCTGCGTGCTCATGGAGGTAGAAAAAGAAGTGCCGCCGGCTCCCGGCTTTCTGGAAGGAGTGCAGGCCCTGTGCCGCCGCGAGGGGGTGGTGCTCATCTTCGACGAAATTATTACCGGCCTGCGCTGGCACAACCAGGGTGCCCAGGGTTACTACGGCATCCGCCCCGACCTGAGCACCTTCGGCAAGGCCCTGGGCAATGGCTTCAGCGTGGCCGCCCTGGCCGGCCGGCGCGAGCTGATGGAGCGCGGCGGCCTGCATCACCCCCACGAGCGGGTGTTCCTGCTCTCCACCACCTATGGGGCCGAAACGCACGCCCTGGCTGCCGCCCGCGCGGTGATGCAGGTGTACCGGCAGGAGCCTGTGGTGGAGCATCTGCGCCACATGGGCCAGCTTCTGGCCCAGGGCCTGGGCCAGTCGGCGCGTGAGCATGGGCTAAGCCAGCAGGTGCAGGCCCTGGGGCAACCCTGCTGCCTGATCTACACCACCCGCGACGCGCAAGGCCAGCACTCGGCAGCCCTCCGGACCCTGTTTCTGCAGGAAACCATGCGCCGCGGCCTACTGATGCCTTCCCTCATCGTGAACTACTCGCACACCGAGGCCATTATTGCCCAGGTACTGGAGCGGCTGCACGAGGTACTGGGTGTGTACCGCCGTGCCCTGGACGAAGGCGTTGAAAAGTACCTGCATGGCCAGCCAGTGAAGTCAGTTTACCGGCGCTACAACTAG
- a CDS encoding Ig-like domain-containing protein has protein sequence MTQRNRSGAHFLPLAAVALSLFTLAPSAGHAQGQFPSNITYSAPITITKGGSYTGNFRSTDSNTPCIKIQTTEPVTITNCVLVGAGDLIDAKNGGSTLVITNNKGYGTQQTVDNRRHGRFLEVNSGRSVRIENNYFEHTSGIAAYKWGGDGSASQTLTVRFNQAKNIDGRFRNGGGEYVQFCGLNQVRNVGNIEIAWNQVINEPNNSLVEDNINFYNSGGTQQSPARVHNNYVQGAYPIPATASKFTGTGMTTDGDGSSASTTTAFLNAYENQFISTCNAAMNIAAGHDIKYYNNRMVTSGLLPDGTRLNATYAATSIFNAYQQPGSVFYGNATTNNTIGFVKWGYNVPFADRHDLSSGSCSNCTGTNHLPNPITLQTEQNELALWQQKLKQNNIVVGASGTNTTAPGTSTPAPAPTTPEPAPTTNAPIANTPAPTPSEAVFVRAINVNGGATTLDGRNWDAGNSSGVQINGLPFANQNVTLNPATDNGRAQMIRSSVYSRNLSANVAVSNGTYLVYAYVWEDNAAQTYSISVEGKVVQSNYNSGAAGRWERLGPYTANVTDGNITFTTSGGDANLSGLEIWRQGTTASTPAPTTPAPAPANQAPTVSLAANSTVTVNTALALSATAADTDGSVAKVEFYNGSTKLGEDTSSPYQLSWTPSATGSVSLTARAIDNAGAATTSAAVSVTVNAAAVASTGTTFYRAISLNGGAFTLDGNAWEGSKASNYTVNGTAFANQNVTLNPATDADRAQMIRSSVYGNSINFTMSSVPNGTYEVYAYVWEDDNAQTVSISLNGQKVLTNFNTGSAGSWKKIGPFAANVTNGTIQLTSSGGHLNLSGVEVWRKSTATAFQPVTPAALGFQPASGQAPTAAGLRPALVAVLAPGSRQQRVGLRLI, from the coding sequence ATGACTCAACGCAACCGCTCTGGTGCCCATTTCCTGCCGTTGGCGGCAGTAGCCCTGTCTCTGTTTACGCTGGCTCCTTCGGCCGGCCACGCCCAGGGGCAGTTTCCTTCAAACATTACCTATTCGGCCCCCATTACTATTACCAAAGGGGGGTCATACACGGGTAATTTCCGCAGCACGGACTCTAACACACCCTGCATCAAGATTCAGACCACCGAACCGGTAACCATCACGAACTGCGTGCTGGTTGGCGCCGGCGACCTGATTGACGCCAAAAACGGTGGCTCCACTCTGGTTATCACCAATAACAAAGGCTACGGCACCCAGCAAACCGTAGATAATCGGCGCCACGGCCGGTTTTTGGAAGTAAACTCGGGCCGCTCCGTGCGGATTGAGAACAACTACTTCGAACACACCTCGGGCATTGCAGCCTATAAATGGGGTGGCGACGGCTCGGCCTCCCAGACCCTGACGGTTCGGTTCAACCAGGCAAAAAACATTGACGGCCGCTTCCGCAACGGTGGCGGCGAGTACGTGCAGTTCTGCGGCCTGAACCAGGTGCGCAACGTTGGCAACATTGAAATTGCCTGGAACCAGGTCATCAATGAGCCTAACAACAGCCTCGTAGAAGACAACATTAACTTCTACAACTCCGGCGGTACCCAGCAGAGCCCGGCCCGCGTGCACAACAACTACGTGCAGGGCGCCTACCCCATCCCGGCTACTGCCAGCAAGTTCACGGGCACAGGCATGACCACGGATGGTGACGGGTCTTCCGCTTCCACCACCACGGCTTTCCTGAACGCCTACGAGAACCAGTTCATCTCGACCTGCAATGCGGCCATGAACATTGCCGCCGGCCACGACATTAAGTACTACAACAACCGCATGGTAACCAGCGGTTTGCTACCCGATGGCACCCGCCTGAACGCAACGTACGCGGCTACCTCTATTTTCAACGCCTACCAGCAGCCGGGCAGCGTGTTTTACGGTAACGCCACCACCAACAATACCATTGGTTTTGTAAAGTGGGGCTACAACGTGCCGTTTGCTGACCGCCATGACCTGAGCTCCGGCTCCTGCTCCAACTGCACGGGCACCAATCACCTGCCCAACCCCATTACCCTGCAAACCGAGCAGAATGAGCTGGCACTGTGGCAGCAGAAGCTGAAGCAGAACAACATTGTAGTGGGCGCCAGCGGCACCAACACTACCGCACCCGGTACCTCGACCCCTGCTCCTGCTCCAACAACTCCTGAGCCTGCCCCTACTACCAACGCTCCTATCGCCAACACGCCGGCTCCTACTCCTAGCGAAGCCGTTTTCGTGCGGGCTATTAACGTAAACGGGGGTGCTACCACCCTCGACGGCCGCAACTGGGATGCGGGCAATTCCAGCGGGGTTCAGATCAATGGTTTGCCCTTTGCCAACCAGAACGTGACCCTGAACCCGGCCACCGACAACGGCCGCGCCCAGATGATCCGCTCCTCGGTGTACTCGCGTAACCTCAGCGCCAATGTAGCGGTCAGCAACGGCACCTACCTGGTATATGCCTACGTGTGGGAAGACAACGCCGCCCAGACCTACAGCATCAGCGTGGAAGGCAAGGTTGTGCAGAGCAACTACAACAGCGGCGCGGCGGGCCGCTGGGAACGACTGGGTCCGTATACGGCCAATGTTACTGACGGTAACATCACGTTTACTACCTCCGGCGGCGACGCCAACCTCTCTGGCCTGGAAATCTGGCGTCAGGGCACCACGGCCTCGACTCCGGCTCCTACTACCCCCGCTCCGGCTCCGGCTAACCAGGCTCCTACGGTAAGCCTGGCCGCCAACAGCACCGTTACGGTAAATACGGCTCTGGCCCTGTCGGCAACTGCCGCCGATACGGATGGCTCCGTGGCGAAAGTAGAGTTCTACAACGGTTCGACGAAGCTGGGTGAGGACACGTCTTCTCCGTATCAGCTGAGCTGGACGCCGAGTGCCACGGGCAGCGTATCGCTCACGGCCCGCGCCATTGACAATGCCGGCGCTGCTACCACTTCGGCGGCGGTCAGCGTGACGGTAAACGCGGCGGCGGTGGCTTCCACCGGCACTACCTTCTACCGGGCCATCAGCCTGAACGGGGGTGCGTTCACCCTCGATGGCAACGCCTGGGAAGGCAGCAAGGCCAGCAACTACACCGTCAACGGCACGGCTTTCGCCAATCAGAACGTGACCCTGAATCCGGCCACCGATGCCGACCGGGCCCAGATGATCCGCTCCTCGGTGTACGGTAACAGCATCAACTTCACGATGAGCAGCGTGCCCAACGGTACATACGAAGTGTACGCCTACGTTTGGGAAGATGACAACGCCCAGACGGTGAGCATCAGCCTGAACGGCCAGAAAGTGCTGACCAACTTCAACACCGGCTCGGCTGGTTCCTGGAAGAAAATCGGCCCCTTCGCCGCTAATGTTACCAACGGCACTATTCAGCTGACCAGCAGCGGCGGCCACCTCAACCTCTCGGGGGTAGAGGTATGGCGCAAGTCCACGGCCACGGCATTCCAGCCCGTAACGCCCGCGGCGCTGGGCTTCCAGCCCGCCTCCGGGCAGGCACCCACAGCAGCTGGCTTGCGTCCGGCTCTGGTAGCAGTGCTGGCTCCTGGCTCGCGTCAGCAGCGGGTGGGCCTGCGGCTTATCTAG
- the gmd gene encoding GDP-mannose 4,6-dehydratase: MKRALITGITGQDGSYLAELLLSKGYEVHGIKRRSSMFNTERVDHLYQDPHEPHVRFKLHYGDLTDSTNLIRIVQEVQPDEIYNLGAMSHVKVSFDTPEYTADVDGIGTLRLLEAIRILGLTHKTRIYQASTSELYGLVQEVPQRETTPFYPRSPYAVAKLYGFWITVNYREAYGMYACNGILFNHESPQRGETFVTRKITRAAARIALGLQEKLYLGNLDAKRDWGHAKDYVEAMWRMLQQDQPRDYVVATGVTTTVREFVRLAFAELGIEVGFSGTGAAERGIVAACHHPDFQLPLGQEVVAVDPAYFRPTEVELLIGDPTRAKTELGWEPRYDLPALVQDMVQADLRLFRRDAVLLEAGHQIMYHDE; this comes from the coding sequence ATGAAGCGCGCACTCATCACCGGGATTACGGGTCAGGATGGCTCCTATCTGGCGGAACTACTGCTTAGCAAGGGCTACGAGGTGCACGGCATCAAGCGCCGCTCCTCCATGTTCAACACCGAGCGGGTGGACCACCTCTACCAGGACCCCCACGAGCCCCACGTCCGCTTCAAGCTGCATTACGGCGACCTGACGGACTCCACCAACCTGATCCGGATTGTGCAGGAGGTGCAGCCCGATGAGATTTACAACCTGGGGGCCATGTCGCACGTGAAGGTTTCCTTTGATACGCCCGAGTACACGGCCGATGTGGATGGCATTGGCACGTTGCGCCTGCTGGAGGCCATCCGAATTTTGGGCCTGACCCACAAAACGCGTATTTACCAAGCCAGCACCTCAGAGCTCTACGGCCTGGTGCAGGAAGTACCCCAGCGCGAAACCACGCCTTTCTACCCCCGTTCGCCCTACGCCGTGGCCAAGCTTTATGGCTTTTGGATTACGGTCAACTACCGCGAGGCCTACGGCATGTATGCCTGCAACGGCATTCTGTTCAACCACGAAAGCCCGCAGCGGGGTGAAACCTTCGTGACGCGCAAGATTACCCGCGCGGCGGCCCGCATTGCCCTGGGCCTGCAGGAAAAGCTGTACCTGGGCAACCTGGACGCCAAGCGTGACTGGGGCCACGCCAAAGACTACGTGGAAGCCATGTGGCGCATGCTCCAGCAGGACCAGCCCCGCGACTACGTGGTGGCAACCGGCGTCACGACCACCGTGCGCGAGTTTGTGCGCCTGGCTTTTGCTGAGCTGGGTATTGAGGTGGGCTTTAGTGGCACCGGCGCCGCTGAAAGGGGCATCGTGGCAGCTTGCCACCACCCCGATTTTCAGTTGCCCCTGGGCCAGGAGGTAGTAGCCGTTGACCCGGCCTACTTCCGCCCCACGGAGGTAGAGTTACTCATCGGGGACCCAACCCGCGCCAAAACCGAGCTGGGCTGGGAGCCCCGCTACGACCTGCCTGCCCTGGTGCAGGACATGGTACAGGCCGATCTGCGCCTGTTCCGCCGCGACGCCGTGCTCCTGGAAGCCGGCCACCAGATTATGTATCATGATGAATAA
- a CDS encoding GDP-L-fucose synthase: MELDAKIYVAGHRGMVGAALVRRLQRAGYHNLITRTSQELDLRDQAAVEDFFALEQPAYVLLAAAKVGGIMANNTYRADFLYDNLMIQSNVLRESQRQGVRKLLFLGSSCIYPRLAPQPIREEYLLTGLLEATNEPYAIAKIAGLKLCEAYRAQHGCNFITVMPTNLYGPGDNYDSRNSHVLPALLRKFSEAVALGLPRVPVWGTGTPRREFLHVDDLADACLHLLLHYNGAEPVNIGTGRDISIQELADLLAELTGYAGEILFDFSKPDGTPRKLLDVSKLHGLGWQHSIGLREGVTAVLQSAEWQRATAQPELNALA; the protein is encoded by the coding sequence ATGGAACTAGACGCTAAGATTTACGTGGCCGGCCACCGGGGCATGGTGGGCGCTGCGCTGGTGCGCCGCCTGCAGCGCGCGGGCTACCACAACCTGATTACGCGCACCTCTCAGGAACTGGACCTGCGCGACCAGGCCGCCGTGGAGGATTTCTTTGCCCTGGAGCAGCCGGCCTACGTGCTGCTGGCCGCCGCGAAAGTGGGTGGAATTATGGCCAACAACACCTACCGCGCCGACTTTCTGTACGATAACCTGATGATTCAGAGCAACGTGCTGCGCGAAAGTCAACGCCAGGGCGTGCGCAAGCTGCTGTTCCTGGGTTCCTCCTGCATCTACCCCCGCCTGGCCCCGCAGCCCATTCGGGAAGAGTACCTGCTCACGGGGCTGCTGGAGGCCACCAACGAGCCCTACGCCATTGCCAAAATTGCGGGCCTCAAGCTCTGCGAAGCCTACCGTGCCCAGCACGGCTGCAACTTTATTACGGTGATGCCCACCAACCTCTACGGCCCCGGCGACAACTACGACAGCCGCAACTCGCATGTGTTACCGGCTTTGCTGCGCAAGTTTTCCGAGGCCGTGGCCCTGGGCCTACCCCGCGTGCCGGTGTGGGGTACGGGCACCCCGCGCCGCGAGTTTCTGCACGTAGATGACCTAGCCGATGCCTGCCTGCACCTGCTGCTGCACTACAACGGGGCCGAGCCGGTTAACATCGGTACCGGCCGCGACATCAGCATTCAGGAGCTGGCCGATCTGCTGGCGGAGCTGACCGGATACGCCGGCGAAATCCTGTTTGACTTCTCCAAGCCCGATGGCACCCCGCGCAAGCTACTGGACGTCAGCAAGCTGCATGGTCTTGGCTGGCAGCACTCCATTGGCCTGCGCGAAGGCGTTACCGCCGTGCTGCAGTCGGCGGAGTGGCAGCGGGCTACGGCCCAGCCGGAGCTGAATGCCCTGGCGTAA
- a CDS encoding glycosyltransferase family 2 protein has protein sequence MSSAPFPAAPAPTVAPASSPSATPQATQPLLSICVPTYRRPDLLARALGSLGQLPAEVEVIISDNDAADDLGEQVTTQALAGQLPGTWRYYRNAPGGSAATNWVACIERVRGQYVLMLHDDDYLLSGGLQTVLNALRYLRQQHQTVHAVLFGVSVVDAHERELQRQQPAEAGYLPPAAAVEAVLTDSALVRMPALVVSREAYQHTGGPDPSQRNTDDTDLWLRVFAFGGVHLAPALTAAYSVHEGALTTGVFHEQNIELLQRIFQKARTRQLLPEARLRRAENQFFHQFILAGAYRALRRHDADGARQALRLFQLPSLRHLSTPLRWLPIRWGLGALVRLNLTPPRLNRLSWLRPTA, from the coding sequence ATGTCGTCTGCTCCGTTTCCGGCCGCCCCTGCCCCTACAGTAGCCCCGGCGTCTTCCCCATCTGCCACCCCGCAGGCAACCCAGCCCCTGCTCAGCATTTGCGTGCCCACTTACCGGCGCCCCGATCTGCTGGCCCGGGCCCTGGGCTCCCTGGGGCAGCTGCCGGCCGAGGTGGAAGTCATCATCTCCGACAACGATGCCGCCGATGACCTGGGTGAGCAGGTAACTACCCAGGCCCTGGCCGGGCAGCTGCCCGGCACCTGGCGCTACTACCGCAACGCACCCGGCGGCTCGGCGGCTACCAACTGGGTAGCCTGCATAGAGCGGGTGCGCGGCCAGTATGTTCTGATGCTGCACGACGACGACTACCTGCTGTCCGGCGGCCTGCAAACCGTGCTAAACGCGCTGCGTTACCTGCGGCAGCAGCACCAAACGGTACACGCCGTGCTGTTTGGCGTGAGCGTAGTAGATGCCCATGAGCGGGAGCTGCAGCGCCAGCAGCCCGCCGAGGCCGGCTATCTGCCACCCGCCGCCGCCGTAGAGGCCGTGCTGACCGACTCGGCCCTGGTGCGCATGCCGGCACTGGTGGTGAGCCGCGAGGCCTACCAGCACACCGGCGGACCCGACCCCAGCCAGCGCAACACCGACGATACCGACCTCTGGCTGCGGGTGTTTGCGTTTGGGGGCGTGCACCTAGCTCCGGCCCTCACGGCGGCATACTCGGTGCACGAAGGGGCCCTGACCACCGGCGTGTTTCACGAGCAGAACATTGAGCTGCTCCAGCGCATTTTTCAGAAGGCCCGCACCCGCCAGCTGCTGCCCGAAGCCCGGCTACGGCGGGCTGAAAATCAGTTTTTCCATCAGTTTATTCTGGCCGGAGCCTACCGGGCCCTGCGCCGGCACGATGCCGATGGCGCCCGGCAGGCGCTCCGGCTGTTCCAGCTGCCCAGCCTGCGCCACCTCTCCACGCCGCTGCGCTGGCTGCCCATCCGGTGGGGGCTGGGGGCGCTGGTACGCCTGAACCTAACACCGCCCCGCCTGAATCGGCTGAGCTGGCTGCGACCTACGGCGTAG
- a CDS encoding DUF4910 domain-containing protein encodes MSTAALPATPPAMPAPAFGAAMHALLARLFPICRSITGDGVRQTLAIVREYLPALQVHEVPSGTPALDWTVPAEWSIREAWVKNAAGERVIDFRAHNLHVLQYSTPVGGWFARAELEEHLFSLPQQPDLIPYRTSYYQPNWGFCLSHHQREQLQDEYYEVCIDSTLDAAGSLTYGELVLPGASEEEVLLSCHCCHPSLANDNLSGLVVAVFLAQELARQPRRYTYRLVLGPGTIGSIVWLSRNPEAVGRIRHGLVLTLLGGPGGFTYKQSRHTTAEVDQAAALVLRDFGAAYEVRPWLPYGYDERQYGSPGFNLPVGCLSRTPFGEFAEYHTSADDVGFVQPTQLAESLSLTQALCEALEANRSYRNLSPYGEPQLGRRGLYKGVGGGQEGADWQMALLWLLNLSDGSHSLLQVAQQSGLPVALLHRAARALKAVELLQPL; translated from the coding sequence ATGTCAACCGCTGCCCTGCCTGCTACCCCTCCAGCCATGCCGGCTCCTGCTTTCGGAGCGGCCATGCACGCCCTGCTGGCGCGCCTGTTCCCGATCTGCCGCAGCATCACCGGCGACGGGGTGCGCCAGACCCTGGCCATCGTGCGCGAGTATCTGCCGGCGCTGCAGGTGCATGAGGTGCCCAGCGGTACCCCCGCCCTCGACTGGACCGTGCCCGCCGAGTGGAGCATCCGGGAGGCCTGGGTGAAAAACGCCGCCGGGGAGCGGGTCATCGATTTCCGGGCCCACAACCTGCATGTGCTGCAGTACAGCACGCCGGTAGGGGGCTGGTTTGCGCGGGCCGAGTTGGAAGAACACTTGTTTTCTCTGCCCCAGCAGCCCGACCTGATTCCCTACCGCACCAGCTACTACCAACCCAACTGGGGCTTCTGCCTGAGTCACCATCAGCGCGAGCAGCTTCAGGATGAGTATTACGAAGTCTGTATTGACAGCACCCTGGATGCGGCCGGCTCCCTGACCTATGGTGAGCTGGTGCTGCCGGGCGCTTCGGAAGAAGAAGTACTGCTGTCCTGCCACTGCTGCCACCCCTCCCTAGCCAACGATAACCTCTCGGGGCTGGTGGTGGCCGTGTTTCTGGCTCAGGAGCTGGCCCGGCAGCCGCGCCGCTACACCTACCGACTGGTGCTGGGGCCGGGCACCATTGGTTCCATTGTGTGGCTGAGCCGCAACCCCGAGGCCGTGGGTCGCATCCGGCACGGGCTGGTGCTGACCCTGCTGGGCGGCCCGGGCGGCTTCACTTACAAGCAGAGCCGCCATACTACCGCTGAGGTGGACCAGGCCGCTGCCCTGGTCCTGCGCGACTTTGGGGCCGCGTACGAGGTGCGACCCTGGCTGCCTTATGGTTACGATGAGCGCCAGTACGGCTCCCCGGGCTTCAACCTGCCCGTGGGCTGCCTTTCGCGCACGCCCTTCGGGGAGTTTGCCGAATACCATACCTCGGCTGATGATGTGGGCTTTGTGCAGCCCACCCAGCTGGCCGAAAGTCTGAGCCTGACCCAGGCCCTTTGCGAGGCCCTGGAAGCCAACCGCAGCTACCGCAACCTCAGTCCCTACGGCGAGCCCCAACTGGGCCGCCGGGGCCTCTACAAGGGGGTAGGGGGCGGGCAGGAAGGCGCCGACTGGCAAATGGCGCTGCTCTGGCTGCTCAACCTCTCCGATGGCAGCCACAGCCTGCTGCAGGTAGCCCAGCAGTCGGGGCTGCCGGTGGCGCTGCTGCACCGGGCCGCCCGCGCCCTGAAAGCGGTCGAGCTGCTGCAGCCTCTCTAA